A genomic window from Paraburkholderia phytofirmans OLGA172 includes:
- the tnpA gene encoding IS66-like element accessory protein TnpA, with protein sequence MTQTPDVPKLEPIGTSGDGQRHYYDEQARQALVEACLQPGVSLAGLALKAGVNANLLRKWVSKHRAKRDAAAAAPVTGGVPAAFIPVVEVEDVATRPAPPAEPEPLPAPRQPVRASQRPPLSSRVVAQLPNGVSVELECTGQDAALVTAMIETLGRCHVPARR encoded by the coding sequence ATGACACAGACTCCCGATGTCCCGAAGCTTGAGCCCATCGGCACGAGCGGTGATGGCCAGCGGCACTACTACGACGAGCAGGCCAGGCAGGCGCTGGTCGAGGCCTGCCTTCAGCCAGGCGTATCTCTGGCGGGCCTGGCACTCAAGGCCGGCGTGAACGCGAACCTGTTGCGCAAGTGGGTCAGCAAGCACCGGGCGAAGCGCGACGCCGCCGCGGCGGCGCCGGTAACCGGCGGTGTGCCGGCGGCGTTCATTCCGGTCGTCGAGGTGGAGGATGTTGCGACGAGACCCGCGCCGCCCGCGGAGCCAGAACCGCTGCCCGCGCCCCGCCAGCCGGTACGTGCGTCGCAACGTCCGCCGTTGTCCTCGCGCGTGGTAGCGCAGTTGCCAAACGGCGTAAGCGTTGAGCTTGAATGCACGGGACAGGATGCCGCACTGGTGACGGCCATGATCGAAACGCTGGGACGCTGCCATGTTCCGGCTCGACGCTGA
- the tnpB gene encoding IS66 family insertion sequence element accessory protein TnpB (TnpB, as the term is used for proteins encoded by IS66 family insertion elements, is considered an accessory protein, since TnpC, encoded by a neighboring gene, is a DDE family transposase.): protein MFRLDADLRVYLHRDAVDFRAGINGLVTRVEQSMQLDPFARAVFAFRNRRANRIKLLFYDRSGFWLMMKRLEADHFVWPRRQQTVVELTSEQLHWLLDGIDIDAVRRHPERQYRYTG, encoded by the coding sequence ATGTTCCGGCTCGACGCTGACCTGCGGGTCTACCTGCACCGCGATGCGGTCGATTTCCGGGCCGGGATTAACGGTCTGGTCACGCGGGTCGAACAGTCGATGCAGCTTGATCCGTTTGCCCGTGCCGTCTTTGCGTTCCGCAACCGGCGGGCCAACCGCATCAAGCTGCTCTTCTATGACCGCTCGGGTTTCTGGTTAATGATGAAGCGCCTGGAGGCAGACCATTTCGTGTGGCCACGCCGGCAGCAGACGGTGGTCGAGCTGACGAGCGAGCAGCTACATTGGCTGCTCGATGGCATCGACATTGACGCGGTGCGCCGCCACCCGGAACGGCAGTACCGATACACGGGCTGA
- a CDS encoding IS91 family transposase, which produces MRPALEVADIFRQCGPSFRLSHAEGLSRVQRRAMSAIELCRTAALGGHVEQCDACGHQRITYNSCRHRACPKCQSLARAQWLERRHAELLPSTEYFHVVFTLPESIAALAFQNKRTLYDLLFRASAETLRTIAADPKHLGAEIGFLTILHTWGQNLQHHPHVHCVVPGGGISPDGERWIACRPGFFLPVRVLSRLFRRLFLDQLRRAFDAGVLRFHGQLEPLRDPRAFAAWLAPAAHAEWVVYAKPPFGGAEHVLDYLGRYTHRVAISNNRLLAFDGHTVQFRWKDYRHESRHRTMTLTADEFIRRFLLHVLPDGFKRIRSYGWLANCHRAGKLATCRQLLGVQAPAAAPAEPREDYRDRYQRLTGKSLRDCPVCGKGHMLRIEDMPGSLPRAPPGPTHAR; this is translated from the coding sequence ATGCGGCCGGCGCTCGAAGTGGCGGACATTTTCCGCCAGTGTGGGCCCAGTTTTCGGCTATCCCATGCCGAGGGGCTCAGTCGTGTGCAGCGACGCGCGATGAGTGCCATCGAGCTGTGCCGCACCGCGGCCCTCGGCGGCCATGTCGAACAGTGCGACGCCTGCGGTCACCAGCGCATCACCTACAACTCGTGCCGGCATCGGGCCTGCCCGAAGTGCCAGTCGCTCGCCCGCGCGCAATGGCTCGAACGCCGGCATGCGGAGCTCCTCCCCTCGACCGAGTATTTCCATGTCGTCTTCACGCTTCCCGAATCCATCGCCGCTCTCGCGTTCCAGAACAAGAGGACGCTCTACGATCTGCTGTTTCGCGCCAGCGCCGAAACGTTGCGCACGATCGCCGCCGATCCGAAGCACCTGGGCGCCGAGATCGGCTTCCTTACGATCCTGCATACGTGGGGACAGAATCTGCAGCATCACCCTCATGTGCATTGCGTTGTGCCGGGCGGGGGCATCTCCCCGGACGGCGAGCGCTGGATCGCCTGCCGTCCGGGCTTCTTCCTGCCGGTGCGGGTCCTGTCACGGCTCTTCCGGCGGCTCTTTCTCGACCAGCTGCGCCGTGCGTTCGATGCCGGCGTGCTGCGCTTCCATGGCCAGCTCGAGCCGTTGCGTGACCCGCGAGCGTTCGCCGCCTGGCTCGCGCCCGCTGCTCACGCCGAGTGGGTGGTCTACGCCAAGCCACCCTTTGGCGGTGCCGAACACGTGCTCGATTACCTGGGCCGCTACACCCACCGCGTCGCCATCTCCAACAACCGGCTGCTCGCCTTCGACGGGCACACCGTGCAGTTCCGCTGGAAGGACTACCGGCACGAGTCCCGGCACAGGACCATGACGCTCACGGCCGACGAGTTCATCCGTCGCTTCCTGCTGCATGTGCTGCCTGACGGCTTCAAGCGCATCCGCAGCTACGGGTGGCTCGCCAACTGCCACCGTGCCGGCAAGCTCGCCACCTGCAGGCAGCTGCTCGGTGTCCAGGCTCCCGCCGCTGCCCCAGCCGAGCCCCGGGAAGACTACCGTGACCGCTACCAGCGACTCACCGGCAAGTCACTGCGCGACTGCCCCGTATGTGGCAAGGGACACATGCTCCGCATCGAAGACATGCCCGGCAGCCTTCCACGAGCCCCGCCAGGTCCCACCCATGCGCGCTAG
- a CDS encoding tyrosine-type recombinase/integrase, translated as MTPLRQRMLHDMEIRNLADNTQKSYLIQVRSFARHFHRSPELLGPDEIRAWLVYLLEERKLAPASLGATIGALRFLYRVTLKRDWSDEDFPLPKKPFRLPVVLSLEEITAFFESVASLKHRTILMTAYAAGLRVSEVVHLKVTDIDSKRMVIRVNQGKNRKDRYVMLSPRLLEILRLYWQDAHPKEWLFPGNIPGRPITRHAVGDACELARKRSGIPKPVTPHSLRHAFATHLLEAGTDVRRIQLLMGHRSLATTSRYLKVATSTVCATTSPFDLLPHPAPVPSPPPAPDYF; from the coding sequence ATGACGCCGCTGCGCCAACGCATGTTGCACGACATGGAGATCCGCAATCTCGCCGATAACACACAGAAGTCCTATCTGATTCAGGTACGCAGTTTCGCCCGGCACTTTCACCGCTCGCCCGAACTGCTGGGTCCCGACGAGATCCGGGCCTGGCTCGTCTACCTCCTCGAAGAGCGCAAGCTGGCACCCGCCAGTCTCGGCGCAACGATCGGTGCACTGCGCTTTCTTTACCGCGTGACGCTCAAACGCGACTGGAGTGACGAGGACTTTCCGTTACCGAAGAAGCCGTTCCGACTGCCAGTCGTCCTCAGCCTGGAGGAGATCACCGCCTTCTTCGAGTCGGTCGCCAGTCTCAAGCACCGCACCATCCTGATGACCGCGTACGCCGCCGGACTGCGTGTCTCCGAAGTCGTGCATCTGAAGGTCACCGATATCGACAGCAAGCGCATGGTTATTCGTGTGAACCAGGGGAAGAACCGTAAGGATCGCTATGTAATGCTCTCGCCGAGGCTGCTCGAGATCCTGAGGCTGTACTGGCAGGACGCCCATCCGAAGGAATGGCTCTTTCCAGGCAACATTCCGGGGCGGCCCATCACCCGCCATGCCGTCGGCGACGCATGCGAGCTTGCACGCAAGCGCAGCGGCATCCCCAAACCCGTGACACCCCATTCTTTGCGCCACGCGTTCGCCACGCATCTGCTGGAAGCCGGTACTGACGTACGCCGGATCCAGCTGCTGATGGGCCATAGGTCCCTTGCGACAACGTCCCGGTACTTGAAGGTGGCCACCAGCACCGTGTGCGCCACCACCAGTCCCTTCGACCTGCTGCCGCATCCCGCACCCGTTCCATCCCCGCCACCTGCGCCCGACTACTTCTGA
- a CDS encoding site-specific integrase, producing MKSTNVGLVDLDESATACFTERLTDAPEARVQFELAVLRSFLAYLRDEAIVLSSTLGDQSAITHIYERYLDYLRQDRGLAKNSVLVYGPFIRDFLNSQDVGDGDILPDAFDAMTIRNHILTRSKGRSAEYTRLMTVALRSFCHFLFLHGETARDLYESVPSVRKWRQSTVPTFLTPEQEEVLIATADRSTPRGSRDYAVLLLLARLGLRAGEIVALELGDIHWRSGELVVHGKGQMVEHLPLPSEVGEAIAMYLRDDRGASASRRVFLRMWAPRVGLAGPAAIGHIVRLAFARAGFRPACRGAAHLFRHGLATTMIRHGASIAEIAEVLRHRSQDSTAIYAKVAFEDLRRVARPWPTTGGAI from the coding sequence ATGAAGAGCACGAACGTCGGACTGGTTGACCTTGATGAGTCCGCTACGGCTTGTTTCACGGAGCGCCTGACCGACGCTCCTGAAGCGCGTGTTCAGTTCGAGCTTGCCGTGTTACGGTCGTTTCTTGCCTATCTGCGTGACGAAGCCATCGTGCTCTCGTCGACATTGGGCGACCAATCTGCGATCACCCATATCTACGAGCGGTACCTGGACTACCTGCGGCAGGATCGTGGACTTGCGAAGAACTCGGTGCTCGTCTACGGGCCCTTCATTCGCGACTTCCTCAACAGCCAGGATGTCGGCGACGGCGACATATTGCCCGATGCATTCGACGCCATGACGATCCGGAATCACATCCTTACCCGCAGCAAAGGCCGGTCGGCGGAGTACACGCGGCTGATGACGGTGGCCCTTCGCTCGTTTTGCCATTTCCTCTTTCTGCATGGCGAGACGGCACGAGACCTGTATGAGTCGGTGCCTTCGGTTCGCAAGTGGCGGCAGTCAACTGTGCCAACGTTCCTCACGCCTGAGCAGGAAGAGGTCCTGATTGCAACTGCTGATCGGTCGACTCCACGCGGGAGCCGTGATTATGCCGTCCTGCTGTTGCTGGCGCGGCTCGGTTTGCGTGCCGGAGAGATCGTCGCGCTTGAACTAGGCGACATCCACTGGCGTTCCGGAGAACTCGTCGTTCATGGTAAGGGGCAAATGGTCGAGCATCTCCCGCTGCCATCCGAGGTTGGAGAGGCGATTGCCATGTACCTTCGCGACGATCGAGGTGCGAGCGCATCGCGACGGGTCTTCCTTCGCATGTGGGCACCGCGCGTCGGTCTGGCGGGACCGGCGGCGATTGGCCACATTGTTCGTCTGGCTTTCGCTCGTGCCGGATTCCGTCCCGCGTGCCGTGGCGCCGCGCATCTATTCCGCCACGGTCTGGCGACGACGATGATTCGCCATGGTGCGTCGATCGCGGAAATCGCTGAGGTCTTACGGCACCGCTCACAGGACAGTACCGCGATCTATGCAAAGGTTGCGTTTGAGGATCTGCGCAGGGTAGCACGCCCGTGGCCCACGACGGGAGGTGCAATATGA
- a CDS encoding tyrosine-type recombinase/integrase, protein MTAIRDSLARYVAVRRALGAKFYEPALALGHFVDLLEHEGAEFITTDLALRWATTPVLVERATWGRRLSQVRGFAKWMNAIDSRNEIPPAGLLSARRRRNPPHIYTEQEITLLMTHAARLRSRTGLRALAYTTLIGLLAATGLRPGEALSLDRCDVDLVNGILSVRESKFGKSRFVPVEESTREALERYAQSRDQLCPLRVSEAFLVGERGIRLNASAVRNMFVRMSRAVGLRPATKDGRAGYGPRLQDFRHSFATGRLVAWYRAGLDVSRELPKLAAYLGHVNVGLTYWYIEAVPELLELAAGYLSRNCPGEWP, encoded by the coding sequence ATGACTGCGATCCGTGACTCCCTCGCTCGGTACGTCGCAGTGCGCCGGGCGCTCGGGGCGAAATTCTATGAACCTGCATTGGCACTCGGTCATTTCGTTGATCTTCTGGAACACGAAGGTGCCGAGTTCATCACCACCGATCTGGCTCTTCGCTGGGCGACGACGCCCGTACTCGTCGAACGCGCTACCTGGGGGCGGCGTCTCTCCCAGGTGAGAGGATTCGCCAAGTGGATGAACGCCATCGACAGTCGGAATGAGATTCCTCCAGCAGGACTCCTGAGTGCCCGCCGACGGCGCAATCCTCCGCATATTTACACGGAACAGGAAATCACCCTGCTCATGACTCATGCTGCGCGGCTACGCTCGCGCACAGGCTTGCGAGCACTGGCCTATACGACGCTCATCGGGCTTCTCGCAGCGACCGGCCTCAGACCAGGCGAAGCCCTTTCGCTCGACCGGTGCGACGTTGATCTCGTGAACGGAATACTCTCCGTTCGGGAATCGAAGTTCGGCAAATCGCGCTTTGTTCCTGTCGAAGAGTCGACCCGCGAGGCACTCGAACGCTACGCGCAGAGTCGCGACCAACTCTGCCCTCTACGGGTGAGTGAAGCGTTCCTGGTGGGTGAGCGTGGTATTAGACTGAACGCCAGCGCTGTGCGCAACATGTTCGTCAGAATGTCGCGTGCGGTCGGTCTACGGCCAGCGACAAAGGATGGCCGGGCAGGTTACGGCCCACGGCTCCAGGACTTTCGACACAGTTTCGCGACTGGAAGGCTGGTTGCATGGTATCGCGCCGGACTGGACGTGAGCCGGGAATTGCCGAAACTTGCCGCCTACCTTGGACATGTCAACGTTGGTCTTACGTACTGGTACATCGAAGCGGTTCCGGAGTTGCTTGAACTTGCGGCAGGCTATCTCAGCAGGAACTGTCCGGGAGAGTGGCCATGA
- a CDS encoding tyrosine-type recombinase/integrase, with translation MNAAGLPSLVQRFFTQRLLEQQGLSSHTVASYRDTFRLLLAFAMKHIGRVPSKLRIEDFDASLIEKFLQHLEQDRGNSVRTRNTRLAAVHAFFRFVAVSEPALFLQCQRILAIPSKRCEHGPVEFLTESEAASLVAAPDVRTWIGNRDRTLLLVAVQTGLRNSELTSLRRQDVVLGTGAHVRCLGKGRKMRCTPLRPDVVAVLKEWLRYQPGEPDDPVFPSSRGGHLSADALQRLVSRNVEIARLSCPSLKKKSVTPHTLRHAAAMSLLHHGVDLTVIALWLGHESSETTQIYLHADMRLKERALAHANASGIAPTRYKPPDPLLAFLEGL, from the coding sequence ATGAACGCCGCCGGCCTTCCATCCCTCGTCCAGCGTTTCTTTACCCAGCGCTTGCTCGAGCAGCAAGGTCTGAGTTCGCACACGGTGGCGAGTTACCGCGACACGTTCCGGTTGCTGCTGGCGTTCGCCATGAAGCATATCGGGCGCGTGCCGTCAAAACTGCGGATCGAAGACTTCGACGCGTCGTTGATCGAGAAATTCCTTCAGCACCTTGAACAGGACAGGGGAAATTCAGTGCGGACACGTAATACGCGCCTCGCCGCTGTGCATGCCTTCTTCCGGTTCGTCGCGGTCAGCGAGCCCGCGCTGTTCCTGCAATGTCAGCGCATCCTTGCGATTCCATCCAAACGCTGTGAACACGGCCCCGTCGAGTTTCTCACCGAGAGCGAGGCCGCATCCCTGGTAGCTGCACCCGATGTACGAACATGGATCGGCAACCGCGACCGAACGCTGCTTCTTGTAGCGGTTCAAACGGGTCTGCGCAACAGCGAACTGACCTCTCTCAGGCGTCAGGATGTGGTGCTCGGCACAGGCGCCCACGTCCGTTGCCTCGGCAAAGGCAGAAAGATGCGATGCACTCCGCTGCGACCGGATGTCGTTGCCGTCCTGAAAGAATGGCTACGGTATCAACCAGGCGAACCAGATGATCCTGTCTTCCCCAGTTCGCGCGGCGGTCATCTCAGTGCCGATGCTCTTCAGCGACTCGTGTCACGCAACGTCGAAATCGCGCGTCTCTCGTGCCCCTCGCTGAAGAAAAAATCAGTAACGCCCCACACGCTTCGGCACGCGGCCGCGATGAGCCTGTTGCATCACGGCGTAGACCTGACCGTGATCGCGCTCTGGCTCGGACATGAATCATCTGAGACGACCCAGATCTACCTGCACGCCGACATGCGGCTCAAGGAACGCGCGCTTGCGCACGCCAATGCGAGCGGCATTGCGCCGACGCGTTACAAACCTCCCGACCCCTTGCTTGCCTTCCTGGAGGGCCTTTGA
- a CDS encoding IS110 family transposase, with translation MDTPDTALRGQNTTAGGRLYMAFELGEKNWKLSLGDGQRAPSRCTVAAGDTTAVLTAIANARARCHLGADAPVYSCYEAGRDGFWLHRWLAEQGIVNLVVDSASIEVNRSARRAKTDRLDSDKLLSMLMRYYAGERRVWAVARIPTPGQEDDRRLHRELERLRKEQTAHTNRIRSLLVLHNLRVRSVGGRIWTHWWPRQRELLAPGLRAEIDRECERLALVHQQIRLLEVQQERQVRSGAHPGMALLAQLAGIGAGSAWTLVRELFGWRQFRNRREVAGCLGLTPTPYASGTSEVELGISKAGNRRCRWLMVELAWSWLRLQPGSQLSHWFNERFAGTGKRMRRIGIVALTRRLAIALWRYLEHGEIPVGAILKPRDVNTVRA, from the coding sequence ATGGATACGCCTGACACGGCCCTCCGTGGGCAGAATACGACGGCAGGTGGCCGCCTGTACATGGCTTTTGAACTGGGCGAGAAGAACTGGAAGCTCTCACTGGGTGATGGCCAGCGCGCGCCCAGCCGCTGTACGGTCGCCGCCGGTGATACCACGGCGGTTCTCACCGCCATCGCCAACGCCAGGGCGCGTTGCCATCTCGGCGCCGACGCACCCGTCTACAGCTGTTATGAAGCTGGCCGCGACGGTTTCTGGCTGCACCGCTGGCTGGCTGAACAGGGCATCGTCAATCTCGTGGTGGATTCGGCCAGCATCGAGGTGAACCGCAGTGCGCGTCGCGCCAAGACAGACCGGCTTGACAGCGACAAGCTGCTGTCGATGCTCATGCGCTATTACGCGGGCGAGCGGCGCGTGTGGGCGGTGGCACGCATTCCCACGCCCGGGCAGGAGGACGACCGGCGCCTGCACCGCGAGCTCGAACGCCTGCGCAAAGAGCAGACCGCGCACACCAACCGGATCCGCTCCCTGCTGGTACTGCACAACCTTCGGGTCCGGTCTGTCGGCGGCCGCATCTGGACGCACTGGTGGCCCCGTCAGCGCGAGTTGCTGGCGCCCGGTCTGCGCGCCGAGATCGACCGCGAATGTGAGCGGCTCGCGCTGGTGCACCAGCAGATCCGCCTGCTCGAAGTGCAGCAGGAGCGGCAGGTGCGTAGCGGCGCACATCCCGGCATGGCGCTGCTCGCACAGCTTGCCGGCATCGGTGCAGGCAGTGCGTGGACGCTCGTCAGGGAACTGTTCGGCTGGCGGCAGTTTCGCAACCGCCGCGAAGTGGCCGGCTGTCTGGGCCTGACGCCCACGCCGTACGCCAGCGGCACCAGCGAGGTTGAACTCGGTATCAGCAAGGCGGGCAACCGGCGATGTCGCTGGCTGATGGTCGAGCTCGCCTGGAGCTGGCTGCGCCTGCAGCCCGGCAGCCAGCTCAGCCACTGGTTCAACGAGCGCTTTGCCGGTACCGGCAAGCGGATGCGGCGCATCGGTATCGTTGCGCTCACACGCCGTCTGGCGATCGCCCTGTGGCGTTATCTCGAGCACGGCGAGATCCCCGTCGGCGCGATACTCAAGCCGCGCGACGTCAACACCGTGAGGGCCTGA
- a CDS encoding IS5 family transposase yields the protein MKNRRPYPTDVSDEEWYFAAPYLTLMNKDAPQRRYELREMFNALRWIVRAGAPWRLLPNDFPPWELVYQQTQRWIQAGCFEAMVNDLRSIIRIAQERRGQPSAVILDGRTLQSTCESGPRAGYDGYKRKRGSKVHMAVDTLGQLLAVHVTPANEQERAQVGELARQVQQATGQTVKVAFADQGYTGEEPAQAALDEGIELQVIKLPEAKKGFVLLPRRWVVERSFGWLNRFRRLARDYERLPETLAGLHFVVFSVLMLVHFAALNKSA from the coding sequence ATGAAAAACCGCAGGCCATACCCAACGGATGTGTCGGATGAAGAGTGGTACTTCGCCGCTCCGTACCTGACCTTGATGAACAAAGACGCGCCGCAGCGCCGCTACGAACTGCGCGAGATGTTCAACGCGCTGCGCTGGATCGTACGTGCGGGTGCGCCGTGGCGTTTGTTGCCCAATGATTTTCCACCGTGGGAACTGGTCTACCAGCAGACGCAACGCTGGATTCAGGCAGGCTGTTTCGAGGCGATGGTGAATGACCTGCGTTCGATCATCCGGATCGCACAGGAGCGCCGTGGTCAACCCAGCGCGGTCATTCTCGACGGGCGGACCCTGCAGTCGACATGCGAGAGTGGGCCTCGCGCCGGTTACGACGGCTACAAACGCAAACGCGGCAGTAAGGTCCACATGGCGGTTGATACTTTGGGGCAGTTGCTTGCTGTGCATGTTACGCCGGCCAACGAACAGGAACGCGCGCAGGTCGGAGAACTGGCGCGTCAGGTTCAGCAGGCCACGGGCCAGACGGTCAAGGTGGCGTTCGCCGATCAGGGATATACCGGCGAAGAGCCTGCGCAGGCGGCACTCGACGAAGGGATTGAGCTTCAGGTAATCAAGCTGCCGGAGGCGAAGAAGGGCTTCGTGCTGTTGCCGCGCCGCTGGGTGGTCGAGCGCAGCTTCGGCTGGCTCAACCGGTTCCGACGACTGGCCAGAGACTACGAACGATTGCCCGAAACCTTGGCTGGTTTGCATTTCGTCGTATTCTCCGTGCTTATGCTTGTTCACTTTGCAGCCCTTAACAAAAGTGCCTAA